A genomic region of Taeniopygia guttata chromosome 28, bTaeGut7.mat, whole genome shotgun sequence contains the following coding sequences:
- the TM6SF2 gene encoding transmembrane 6 superfamily member 2 isoform X1, producing the protein MQLPAGPAALAAPLLALPLAFGVSAVTSLDRPPAPALALLLLLLGLASLLILTGSIGLVQDPLFCVFVLFSAVSLVDLLIALEEDGIISGIAELYVREGDPHLRTAHGLLTCYWDGAVHGGLGLAMAGAAGRRKSCRGLGLFWLGSLLMSAVVFLLGSLIGKYSPELSPSFLFNLPYLLLLAWTGPRLFQQPRALPSLSPEQIAEEQRKPLYRRPQDLLLILILILTAAFTFFRGMVVLDCPADSCFDYTYLREPYLRDPVGYPKVQMLIYLFYLLPFLLLAAYGLARPGCSWLPDWSLLVAGGVAQAQFAHLGSSLHPRTPFPYRTPEEALGTFLLSNALYALGPQLLALRCLRSPAFFLRPSAAAKKHH; encoded by the exons atgCAGCTCCCGGCGGGCCCGGCCGCGCTGGCCGCCCCCCTGCTCGCCCTCCCGCTGGCCTTCGGTGTCAGCGCTGTCACCTCCCTGGA CCGCCCCCCGGCACCGGCCCTGgcgctgctcctgctgctcctcggCCTCGcctccctcctcatcctcaccgGCAGCATCGGCCTCGTCCAGGACCCCCTGTTCTGCG TGTTCGTGCTGTTCTCCGCCGTGTCGTTGGTGGATTTGCTGATCGCGCTGGAGGAGGACGGGATCATCTCGGGCATCGCGGAGCTCTACGTGCGGGAG GGCGATCCCCACCTGCGCACGGCTCACGGGCTCCTCACCTGCTACTGGGACGGCGCCGTGCACGgcgggctggggctggccatggccggggccgcggggcgcAG GAAGAGCTGCCGGGGGCTGGGGCTCTTCTGGCTGGGCTCGCTGCTGATGAGCGCCGTGGTTTTCCTGCTGGGCAGCCTGATCG GGAAATACAGCCCCGAGCTGAGCCCGTCCTTCCTCTTCAACCTGCCctacctcctcctcctcgcctGGACCGGCCCCCGGCTCTTCCAGCAGCCCCGGGCGCTGCCGAGCCTCAGCCCCGAGCAG ATTGCAGAGGAGCAGCGCAAACCCCTCTACCGCCGGCCCCAGGacctgctcctcatcctcatcctcatcctcactgCTGCCTTCACCTTCTTCAGGGGCATG GTGGTCCTGGACTGCCCGGCCGATTCCTGCTTTGACTACACCTACCTGCGGGAGCCCTACCTGCGCGACCCCGTGGGCTACCCCAAGGTGCAG ATGCTGATCTACCTGTTCTAcctgctgcccttcctcctcctcgccGCCTACGgcctggcccggcccggctgctcctggctgcccGACTGGAGCCTGCTGGTCGCCGGCGGCGTGGCGCAG GCCCAGTTCGCCCACCTGGGCTCCTCGCTGCACCCCCGCACGCCGTTCCCGTACCGGACCCCCGAGGAGGCGCTCGGGACGTTCCTGCTCTCCAACGCGCTCTACGCGCTGGGCCCGCAGCTCCTGGCGCTGCGCTGCCTGCGCTCCCCGGCCTTCTTCCTGCGGCCCTCCGCCGCCGCCAAAAAGCACCACTGA
- the TM6SF2 gene encoding transmembrane 6 superfamily member 2 isoform X2: MQLPAGPAALAAPLLALPLAFGVSAVTSLDRPPAPALALLLLLLGLASLLILTGSIGLVQDPLFCVFVLFSAVSLVDLLIALEEDGIISGIAELYVREGDPHLRTAHGLLTCYWDGAVHGGLGLAMAGAAGRRKSCRGLGLFWLGSLLMSAVVFLLGSLIGKYSPELSPSFLFNLPYLLLLAWTGPRLFQQPRALPSLSPEQIAEEQRKPLYRRPQDLLLILILILTAAFTFFRGMVVLDCPADSCFDYTYLREPYLRDPVGYPKMLIYLFYLLPFLLLAAYGLARPGCSWLPDWSLLVAGGVAQAQFAHLGSSLHPRTPFPYRTPEEALGTFLLSNALYALGPQLLALRCLRSPAFFLRPSAAAKKHH; this comes from the exons atgCAGCTCCCGGCGGGCCCGGCCGCGCTGGCCGCCCCCCTGCTCGCCCTCCCGCTGGCCTTCGGTGTCAGCGCTGTCACCTCCCTGGA CCGCCCCCCGGCACCGGCCCTGgcgctgctcctgctgctcctcggCCTCGcctccctcctcatcctcaccgGCAGCATCGGCCTCGTCCAGGACCCCCTGTTCTGCG TGTTCGTGCTGTTCTCCGCCGTGTCGTTGGTGGATTTGCTGATCGCGCTGGAGGAGGACGGGATCATCTCGGGCATCGCGGAGCTCTACGTGCGGGAG GGCGATCCCCACCTGCGCACGGCTCACGGGCTCCTCACCTGCTACTGGGACGGCGCCGTGCACGgcgggctggggctggccatggccggggccgcggggcgcAG GAAGAGCTGCCGGGGGCTGGGGCTCTTCTGGCTGGGCTCGCTGCTGATGAGCGCCGTGGTTTTCCTGCTGGGCAGCCTGATCG GGAAATACAGCCCCGAGCTGAGCCCGTCCTTCCTCTTCAACCTGCCctacctcctcctcctcgcctGGACCGGCCCCCGGCTCTTCCAGCAGCCCCGGGCGCTGCCGAGCCTCAGCCCCGAGCAG ATTGCAGAGGAGCAGCGCAAACCCCTCTACCGCCGGCCCCAGGacctgctcctcatcctcatcctcatcctcactgCTGCCTTCACCTTCTTCAGGGGCATG GTGGTCCTGGACTGCCCGGCCGATTCCTGCTTTGACTACACCTACCTGCGGGAGCCCTACCTGCGCGACCCCGTGGGCTACCCCAAG ATGCTGATCTACCTGTTCTAcctgctgcccttcctcctcctcgccGCCTACGgcctggcccggcccggctgctcctggctgcccGACTGGAGCCTGCTGGTCGCCGGCGGCGTGGCGCAG GCCCAGTTCGCCCACCTGGGCTCCTCGCTGCACCCCCGCACGCCGTTCCCGTACCGGACCCCCGAGGAGGCGCTCGGGACGTTCCTGCTCTCCAACGCGCTCTACGCGCTGGGCCCGCAGCTCCTGGCGCTGCGCTGCCTGCGCTCCCCGGCCTTCTTCCTGCGGCCCTCCGCCGCCGCCAAAAAGCACCACTGA
- the HAPLN4 gene encoding hyaluronan and proteoglycan link protein 4: protein MRPQSPWAAAPAALLLLAALAAPEALPGARGRKKVVHVMEGDSGAVVVQTAPGKVVTHRGGTIILPCRYHYDVSAHDPAEIRLKWTKVTEPMDFVDVFVALGKARRAFGPYRGRTALQEDGAGDASLIIRNVTLQDYGRYECEVTNELEDDTGVVKLDLEGVIFPYHPRLGRYTLNFREAQQACLQQDGILASHEQLHQAWLEGLDWCNAGWLQDGSVQYPIARPRERCGRKDTPVGVRSYGYRHKESERYDAFCFTSNLNGKVYFLKTFRKLSYPEAVQACEKNGAAVAKVGQLYAAWKIQLLDRCEAGWLADGSIRYPIVNPRARCGGREPGVRNLGFPDKKYKLFGVYCFQKAGPAPPAAAAGLPKRV from the exons ATGCGCCCCCAAAGCCCCTGGGCCGCTGCCCCCGCGGCGCTGCTGCTCCTCGCCGCCCTGGCCGCCCCCGAGGCGCTGCCCGGGGCCCGCGGCAGGAAGAAGGTGGTTCATGTGATGG AGGGGGACAGCGGGGCCGTGGTGGTGCAGACGGCGCCGGGCAAGGTGGTGACCCACCGCGGCGGCACCATCATCCTGCCCTGCCGCTACCACTACGACGTGTCCGCGCACGACCCGGCCGAGATCCGCCTCAAGTGGACCAAAGTGACCGAGCCCATGGACTTCGTGGACGTGTTCGTGGCGCTGGGCAAGGCCCGCCGGGCGTTCGGGCCCTACCGGGGCCGCACGGCGCTGCAGGAGGACGGCGCGGGGGACGCGTCCCTCATCATCCGCAACGTCACCCTGCAGGACTACGGCCGCTACGAGTGCGAGGTGACCAACGAGCTGGAGGACGACACCGGCGTGGTCAAGCTGGACCTCGAAG GCGTGATCTTCCCGTACCACCCGCGGCTGGGCCGCTACACGCTGAATTTCCGCGAGGCGCAGCAGGCGTGCCTGCAGCAGGACGGGATCCTGGCCTCGCACGAGCAGCTGCACCAGGCctggctggaggggctggactGGTGCAACGCGGGCTGGCTGCAGGACGGCTCCGTGCAATATCCCATCGCCCGGCCCCGCGAGCGCTGCGGCCGCAAGGACACGCCCGTGGGCGTCCGCAGCTACGGCTACCGCCACAAGGAGAGCGAGCGCTACGACGCCTTCTGCTTCACCTCCAACCTCAACG GCAAGGTTTATTTCCTGAAGACTTTCCGCAAGCTGAGCTACCCGGAGGCGGTGCAGGCGTGCGAGAAGAACGGCGCGGCGGTGGCCAAGGTGGGGCAGCTGTACGCGGCCTGGAAGATCCAGCTGCTGGACCGCTGCGAGGCGGGCTGGCTGGCGGACGGCAGCATCCGCTACCCCATCGTCAACCCCCGCGCCCGCTGCGGCGGCCGCGAGCCCGGCGTGCGCAACCTCGGCTTCCCCGACAAGAAGTACAAACTCTTCGGCGTCTACTGCTTCCAAAAggccgggccggccccgcccgcggcggccgcggggctccCCAAACGCGTGTGA